The nucleotide window tgcaattgcaattgcttTATTGGctgttttggtgtttttgtgACTGTGTTTGTCTGTGTCTTAACGATTTAACGGAATTTTTTCAAACGTTCCAAAACGCTCATTCGTTTGCGCATAAATCGTGCATGGCGCAGGCGCAGGCGCAACACTGCAGTTTACttgttagttttagttttaaactGAATATCCGAAATTCTctgttttgcaatttttactttgttgttgttgttattttgttttgcaaataGTCGCATGCAATAGATGTTGGCGCGCTCTTGCATCTATTACGGTGGTCGCTTGAGCGCTTGAGGTgatgcaaaagcaaaagcgaAAGTGAAACTTTGTTCCGTTGTATTTTGCGAGGTTGTGCTGATAGCTTAAGTGTTTTTGAAGACGATTTTCCTTGTGTAAatgaattttgtaaattaaagtatattaaaaagagaaaatacGATTTTTAATCAATGAAGGCCACGAGACCTTGTTTGGTTAAGCAACCAAACATAATATTTAAGAACACTTTATTGAAGCTTACTGATATTTAAGGTGTGGAATTCCCATTCAGTTTTTATCTACATATCCAGATAATATGATATGTAATGAAGATCTCTCCCACAATATCTTTTAACTTCTTTCCTAAGCACCAAAAGCTCATAAACTTTCTTTGGATGGGTAAGATTTCTCAAAACTCAGAGTATGACTCACTCTCTTCGACTTCATATTCTTTAGCACAACAAGCGGGGGTCGATCTGGGCCGAGAACACAAAACTTGGCCAGTTGCCTCACTCCAGTTGTACATCCCCTTTGCAATAAATACGTGGGCGTCCTTTTCTCCGTTGCCAATTTATGGGTCTCGAATCGAATGATCTTTTCACTGAAGAATCGCCCTCCATATGTACGACATGGCCTAACCAGCACATTCTTCGGATTTTTAAGCGCTTAACTATATCCATGTCGTCGTGTTCATGGTTCCATCTTTTTCGGTACTCCTCCCTCACCCGGACGGCTCCAAAGATCTTGTGGAGAACATTTCTCTCGATTGACTCCCTCTCAGTTAACTAAATGTACACGGTCGGGATTCCTAATGACAATTTGTCATAATTCCAGCTCTCCGATCTTCTATATCTTTTTACATAAAAGTACTGTTATGAAAGTTATCTAGAAGTGAAGACATTTAAAGGGCACCCAACTACTATTTGCTGATTCTTCAAgtattcgaaaatattacatCAATGAACATATGAGTTATATTGAAGATGAAGAAGAATATGAAGTAAAGTTGGACCCAAATTAGAAGATCTTGATGGACTACTACTAAGCCAAGTACTATTATAAAAAGTGCAATATTTGCACAATGATCAGAACAATATATTCTATAacaattaatattattgtttatctGCAAGGATATAAACCAGTTTTGATCACTGAGTATATTAGAAAGATGCGGTTAAACATCGGTCAAGGTGAAAATACAAATCAAAACCATATTTGTTGCAACCTTAATGAGCACTCACTGATGCCAAACGTTTTTTGCgcgcaataaaaattattttctcataAAACCGTTATCAATTGTAGACATTTTAAGACGTAGCGATGACAACAAAAGGCAAAACAGTAAATGCAgtcactttctattttttatatgcaGTTGGTAAAAACGAGACAATTTTCAATGGCATTGGGGCAGGCGGCTAAATGTAATGCCAGAATGTCCATTTGACAGCCACGAAGACACATGTGGTTTGGCCCACTTTTCATGCTGTTGCCACACAACTATTGCCACATGCGGTGTAAAGTTagtacatacgtacacacatgtatgtaacTAACGCGATAaaaatgagtgtgtgtgcgtgtgcaatATTGAGCCGAAAATAGACATGCGCAAACACATAAATTTCccttttcaacattttcacttaaatttacaatgatttttttcttgcttgcttttcattaatttgttgttgtttattttttttttttcagtgttgGCAATGCGAATTCAATGCCATTGGCAGTCAACAGTAGTGGACGCGCGGACAAATTACTGCAAAATGGCCATAACCACCATCAGCAGAGCGGCAACAACGAAAgcaactataataataataacagcaacaacaacaacaatcataacAACAGTGCCAGttacaataaatacaacaacaacaacagcagtggtgaaacaatgatgatgatgaccaCCAATGCCATTAGCAACAAACAcagcaatagcagcagcagcagcagcaacaacaacagtagtaatAGTCTTAGCAGTAACAAGAGTAACGCTACCGCGAATATAGCCAACACCAAGACGATAAATAACAGCAATAGTAATAgcaacggcagcagcagcagcagcgccatCACCAACACCAATAGCCACCATATAGCTACTAAAAACCGACTAAACTATGCGAACAGCAATGATGGTTACGCCAGTTTATTAGTCGCCAGCGACGTGCAGAGCACAGCGCCTTTCAGAGTGGTAACGGCCGCGAAGACGCCAACAAcggcaatagcaacagcagtagcagcaaAGGCTAAGGCAACAGCAGCCAACTCAGCACCGGGTGCAGCCGTGCGCGTCAAGAAACAGTCTACCAGTTCGACGATTACAACGACAACAACCTCGTCCAGTGTAAGTGCAGCCGAACACAACGCAGCAATAGCGGCGGCGACGGCAGCAGTGGCGTCGACGCCATCGACACGGGGTAACGGCAAAGTCAGCCAAACGTCAAAAAGTGGCGATACCAAGTCGGCACAGAGTGGTAGCGTTGAGCGTCGCGGACGCACCAGTTCACATCAGTCGCACTATTCGACGGACAAAAGCGGCTCGTCCGGTTACTACAGTTCGAACGTTTGCTCTACATATTCACTGGACGAGCATATCTATTGCGAACCGGTTATAGATATCCTAGACGTGAGTAAGAccagtaaacaaacaaatacaaaagccATCGCCAATAGTAGTGTTGATACTAATAACAAAAGTAATCCAGCAGCAACTGAAATGAGCAGTAAAAGTGGTGTTGGTGGTGGAGGTGGTGCAACGAAACGTTGTTATGGACGCCGCAGCGTGCCGGCGGTGACAAGTCGCAATGGCGAAAGTGGTATTGCGGGTTGTAGTGAGTTGGATGGTGAGGATGATTGTGATGGCGATGCCGAGGATGAGTCCGGCGCTGCGGCAGTGACACGGCGTGGCAACAGCAAAAGTGGTCGCAAGTCACAGGCAGTCGCCGAGACCACTTTTGGCGCGGAAAAAATACCGGCTAGCTTGCAATTCTTATTACAACGACAAACCTCCGATGAGTATGCCACATCACAGCATTTCAGCGAGAATCTGCGCATACTCGAGACCAGCATAGAGAATCTCGATCGTCATTTAAAGAATTTTCCAAGTCTGAGTTCGCATGAACACATCGCTGCATTTGTACAGGCacatcatcatcaccatcatcatcatttggCGTATATGCAATCCCCGTCCGTGGAGACGGGGGATAAGCAGGCTGTACGCGTGCCACCACATgtggcgcaacaacaacatcaattgCCCACCATTATGGAAGGTTACGATCCCGCCAATCAACCACGTCGTTCATGGCCCGATGACATGGTGGACGATTCGCTGCTCGACATTGACCTCGACTCATTTCTGCTAGTCAACGAACGTAAAGCCGGCGGTATCGGCAAGTCGGCTCGTGCTAAGTCGTCCATGCATGCCGCTGTTGGTGGCATCGACAATCCCACTTTTCTCACCGAGGAGCAGGAGGAGGAGAATAATTATAAgtgtgcaaaatatattaattcctGCCCGGATGATGCGTATCATGTCGAAAGTGATATTGTGGCTGGCACTGGCACCGTTTCGGAGAAGTCCGTTTCAGTTGCAGATCATTATATGAAACGTTATGAGGATCAGCTGCACTTTCAGAGTACACGCGAACTGCTCGAAGATGTGCGCGATAAAATACGTTTGCTCTCGCAGGCGAGCGGCAACACCAGCCGCAGTGGCAGCGCCCAAACGCATAGTCCCGATATGTCTCTGAGTGTGACCGCACCCACCGAACAATTGCCACGCGAATTGGAGGGCATGATTAAGACGCTGAAAAACGAACTAGAAAACTATTTAGATCGCATGAATCAGCATAGTGAGTTGGAGATACGTCAACTGTGCAGCGGTCTTGTGCGCAATCACAATATCGTCAAAATGAAGAAGGCATTCGAACGTCGTCGCTCAACGCACAGTCTCGGCACAATCGAATCGGATTACGGTTACGTCGGTAACTACGAAGCCATTTGCGATGGCGTGCCATCAAGCATACGCGAACAAATCGTCTCGATACGCTGCGCGAGTGATCCGAATTTCAAAATGAAGCGTAAATCCCTAACCGAAGTATTTCCCGTCGCCGATTGTTATGCAGAGTCGTCAGAAAAATTACAAACGCCCGCCGTACAGtcggcgcaacaacaacaacagcgtccTTCATTACCGCGTCGCGATCGTGTCGAGCAACGACAACGTGAACTCGATCAAAATGTGATCACTTTACACGTGCCCACCACCCAATTGCAGCGCAATCTATCCTTCCAACAACCGATACTAAATAAATTAGATGCGAAGTCACTGCAAGCGCCGCCGACTGATGCCGAACTCAGTGGTAAGGGTAGTAACGCGAATGGCGCCGGTGCTGTAGGCGGTAACGGTAACGGTAGTGGCGCTGAGTCGGGCGAATCCGGTGATAAGGATTCCATCTTGGAATGGCATCGCAAGAAACCGAGTATTTGGGAAATGTACTACGGCACGAATCGCATGAATCAATCATTGCTGGGCAAACGCAACGGCATggtcacaaacaacaacaatcaggtCCCGATGTCCTATGTGAGTAgttgattttttctttatatatttaattgataaTATGAGTTTAAGAACAGTATTCATAGAATTTGTATGGATATCATATATTTTGGACAGGTCAGAAACAAATAATTGAGGTTACATTAATGCTGTATAACTTTAATTCAATGGAAAACGTAAGAATCTTCTTAAGAGATTTTTATAGTCTGACGaactattattatattcaaggTTCCTAGGTGGATCCTTGGGGaatataaaattgatttcattgacaaATTAACCTCCAACGCGCAAACTTAATCCCCCTGAATGATTTCTAGATCtgtgtattattttaaataaacattgcGACACGAGTCTTAGAGCTCTTCCGTCAATCTTAAACTcactgaattatattttttggcaccCAAAAGGTCTTCGAACAATTAAGAGCCAAAATAAACACAAGTTGAAGACAACAGCTTCGACAAATAACCGTAAAAGTTCGTAGCCCCGTCACCCCATCATCCGGTGTTGATTCAAAGTCTTCCGCATAAGCTTGACTTACTTGTAAACCAATTTCtcctttatttatattgtaattaaaaaatttttgatgaCTGATGTGTGCATTGTGTGATAAGAtcattattcaaatattaattattataaatcatCTTGGTTAACGGTATGAAAAGCGCAGCACGACTTGTCAAATTAGCCGTCATAACatggaaattacaaaaaaacaatgaTTTAATGATAAAAGTTccacacaaaaaatttaaaaatatactatattcCAAACTGAATTCGCCAAAAAACGCCAAAAGCtccaaaagcttttgaaaaattacactGCGTTCACAAAAAAATCGCccaattgcaaaataattattgtattattaatgACAGTGCGTACATATCGCTACACACGCGCATTTATCACTTCGCACTCGCCCAGTGTCATTTGTGTAAGTGCATATAATAGAAGTAATTAATTCTTATGAATTTGTCAGCTGaataatgcataaataaataataaagcgcCAGTGgggcacaaaaacaaaaaaaatatgcgaTTGACGCGTGGTCGGACTAATTGAATGTTGTAGTAAATTAAcaataatgtatacatatgttctAAAGTAGGGTGCTGCCAcatatttgaaatttcgaaaacgaaatattaatacttatgggttgagttatatataccaaagtgatcagggcgacgaggcaagtcaaaatccgaatgtctgtctgtctgtccgtccgtccggcacacttgtttcttggcaccataggaaggttgctttcgaaaatggacaaaatcggaccactgtcacgcccacaaaatgacaaaaaccgaaaacacataaggtgtcataactatgccataaaaagagctatggaaataaaatttggtatgaaggatcgcactatgaaggggcatatttggatgtaattttttttcggaagtgggttttttgtacatatttcgcaaaccaatagagctatataagctaaactttctgcagtcgtgttttttacTTCCACTTcctcatacagtccaaaaatgagagaaatcggatcataaccacgcccacctcccatacaaaagttaggttgaaaattacttaaagtgggttaactcactaacgaaaaccgtc belongs to Zeugodacus cucurbitae isolate PBARC_wt_2022May chromosome 6, idZeuCucr1.2, whole genome shotgun sequence and includes:
- the LOC105217534 gene encoding serine-rich adhesin for platelets codes for the protein MPICNKPAQALSQKKNATEFDDYASEAAKMKRTREQAYFNSYNFDAIQPYDPKDFEEQGVVHKVGAAAAIAATHTSATITATKVPSVVGGGSNHSQHQQQQQLQQKPHNTLKTIYRGASSIASSTQSTRSSFQHSSSSGRSSQHSLRSSDVDDDTGFTRRPQHTGELTYTYMQRFGVRLVRSRNASPSSAADVDVKHTGSLEGGNGGGAIMQAEELAPVHGKKSSATEISESGSFLLPRAMLKYQSVGNANSMPLAVNSSGRADKLLQNGHNHHQQSGNNESNYNNNNSNNNNNHNNSASYNKYNNNNSSGETMMMMTTNAISNKHSNSSSSSSNNNSSNSLSSNKSNATANIANTKTINNSNSNSNGSSSSSAITNTNSHHIATKNRLNYANSNDGYASLLVASDVQSTAPFRVVTAAKTPTTAIATAVAAKAKATAANSAPGAAVRVKKQSTSSTITTTTTSSSVSAAEHNAAIAAATAAVASTPSTRGNGKVSQTSKSGDTKSAQSGSVERRGRTSSHQSHYSTDKSGSSGYYSSNVCSTYSLDEHIYCEPVIDILDVSKTSKQTNTKAIANSSVDTNNKSNPAATEMSSKSGVGGGGGATKRCYGRRSVPAVTSRNGESGIAGCSELDGEDDCDGDAEDESGAAAVTRRGNSKSGRKSQAVAETTFGAEKIPASLQFLLQRQTSDEYATSQHFSENLRILETSIENLDRHLKNFPSLSSHEHIAAFVQAHHHHHHHHLAYMQSPSVETGDKQAVRVPPHVAQQQHQLPTIMEGYDPANQPRRSWPDDMVDDSLLDIDLDSFLLVNERKAGGIGKSARAKSSMHAAVGGIDNPTFLTEEQEEENNYKCAKYINSCPDDAYHVESDIVAGTGTVSEKSVSVADHYMKRYEDQLHFQSTRELLEDVRDKIRLLSQASGNTSRSGSAQTHSPDMSLSVTAPTEQLPRELEGMIKTLKNELENYLDRMNQHSELEIRQLCSGLVRNHNIVKMKKAFERRRSTHSLGTIESDYGYVGNYEAICDGVPSSIREQIVSIRCASDPNFKMKRKSLTEVFPVADCYAESSEKLQTPAVQSAQQQQQRPSLPRRDRVEQRQRELDQNVITLHVPTTQLQRNLSFQQPILNKLDAKSLQAPPTDAELSGKGSNANGAGAVGGNGNGSGAESGESGDKDSILEWHRKKPSIWEMYYGTNRMNQSLLGKRNGMVTNNNNQVPMSYPSSRPESDFTLDLPRAEQLRIKMEKEKKFRQRCRYITTFLSLVFFLLTVMVVSLVLTRGKRMFGSMI